The genomic interval GGAAGGGCTACCTACCTTTTCGCCACCGATGAGCAGAGCTATGAGGAAACCCTACAATCCATATATGATTATATCGCTTCTCATCAAAAAGCCAAAAGGATGAAATTGAGAAAAAAGGATCTTCAGGTCGGAGACTTTAATTGCATTGCCTATGTAACACATAGTTCGTTTGAGCATTGGCGGGAGAAGATGGATGCCTCCTGCACCAATTACATCAACCAAATCAATCGCATTCAACCAAAACATAGTGCTGAGTAAAATAAAAACCGATCATTTCATTGTACGATATAAATCTTCCGTGCAACTTTTTTGGAACCTATAATTATAGAAGTTAAAATAATAGCCGAGATAACCTGAATCGGCCAAAATCAGGACATATAACAGCAGGTGGATATTCTGGTGCATGTTGACCCCCCAGTAATGGTTCTAATTTCGGTTTACATTAAAAGTACTTTAAGCTTTTACTGACATTCCGGCGGATACTGACCCCACCCCGGGTTATTAAAGATTTTGTAATGGAGCATATTGACCCCTCTTGATCTGTGTTAAAGCAGGTTATAATGGAGCATGTTGACCCCCTTCTTTAATTTGATTTGGCTTACTTAGGTAAATAATATTTACCTAAAGCAGCGTGTTGATGGCCGGAAAATCGAAAGCTATGAGTCAGATCAAACAATTATTACGTCTTCACAAACAGGGCGATTCCATCAAAAGTATTGCGCGTAATCTAGGGATAAGCAAGAACACCGTAAAAGCATATATTTCCAAACTAGCGGCTGGTGAAATCCCGGTAGCAGAACTTCTGGAAATGGAAGACCCATTGTTAATGGGGAAATTCCATGTTGGTAGTCCAGCCTATAAGGATCCGCGGTTTGAATATCTTCGGAACAACCTGACCTATTATGCCAAGGAGCTTGAATCCGTAGGCATGACGCGGCTTCTTCTTTATGAAGAGTATGAGGCTGGCTGCAAGCCCGCCTACAGCTACCCCCAGTTCTGCTTCCACCTTCGCCAGCAATTAGTTGCCAGGCGTCCGGGCATGCGCTTAGAGCATCTGGCTGCAGATAAGCTCTTTGTTGACTTTGCAGGCAAGCAAATGCATTACATAAACAGAGAGACTGGTGAAGTGGTGGCCTGCCAGATATTTGTTGCATCGCTTCCATTCTCTGATTATTGTTTTGTAATGGCCGTTAAAAGCCAGAGAGTGGATGATTTTCTCCATGCACTGGAATGCTGTCTTAGGGAACTTGGAGGTGCTCCGGCAGTCTTGGTACCGGACAATCTCAAATCCGCGGTGATCAAGTCTAATAGATTTGAGCCAGAGATTAACCGGGCACTGGAGGACTTTGCAAACCATTATGGAATCACAGTTATCCCCACAAGATCAAGAAAGCCAAAAGATAAGGCACTGGTAGAGAATCAGGTTAAGTTGGTATACAATCGTGTGTATGCCAGACTCAGAAACCGTCAGTTCTTTGATATCGAGTCCCTTAACCTGGCTATCAGGGAAAAAGTAAAGGCGCATAACCAGACCAGGATGCAGCAAAAGCCCTATTGCAGGGAAGAGCGATTTCTTGCAGCGGAAAAAAGCCTGCTCAAACCGCTGCCGGCCGATGGCTTTGAGGTCAAGTATTATTCAGAGCCCAAAGTGGCGCACAATAACCATATCTACCTTGGGAAGGACAAACACTATTATAGCGTTCCCTTTGCATACGTAGGGCTTAAGGTTCAGGTGATTTATACCAGGAGCATGGTCAAGATCTATGCAAGGGGTAAGCAGATTGCCGTTCATGTGCGGAATGTGAACCCGGCAGGTTACTCCACACAGAAAGATCACTTAAGCTCACATCACCAACACTACCTGCAGAGGAGTCCAGATTATTATATTGCCCGGGCAAAGGAGAGATCTCCGGAAATGTATCTTTTGTTCCAGATGGTATTTGAACAGAATACACATCCTGAACAACTTTACCGTACATGTGATGGCTTGTTAAGATTGCAGAAAACCGCAAGTCCCAGCGGATTTGCAGCTGCTTGCGAACTGGCAATGGATGTACGCAACCTTTCCTACCGCTTTGTCGAACGCATCCTCAAAAACAATATGGTCGATCATCAGGATAAGCCAAAACAGGAACAGTCGCTTCCAGAGCACCCGAACATTCGGGGCAAAGAATATTATTCACAATCAACTATCAAATTCTAAAAAATGAACATTGAAACTCAATTAAGGGACTTACGCCTACATGGTATGATCCGGAGCTGGCAAGCGCTTAGCGAAACAAGAAGAATCCATGAACTTACCCTGAGCGAAGGGATGGAAGTGCTTCTGCAGGCAGAAGCTGACGATCGGGATGGAAAGCGGTTTGAACGGCTTCAGCAAAATGCAAACTTCCGTTACAGAGCATCAATAGAGGAACTGAACATGGATGCAAAAAGAGGATTGGACAAAGCCGCTGTCGGTATCTTTGCCACAGGTGAGTATATACCCAAAGGAGAAGCAATATTAGTGTGCGGTTCTACGGGAACAGGAAAATCGTTTCTCGTGTCAGCACTCGGACACCAGGCCTGTACCCAGGGATACAGAGTGGCTTACTTCAATGTCCAGAAATTATTGTTAAAAACAAAGATGAGCCGGATTGATGGAAGTGTATACAAGTTTTTTGAAAAGATATCAAAAGCAGATTTGCTCATTTTGGATGATTTCGGACTGACACATCTTGAACAACAACAGCGAATGGACATGTTAGAGATAATTGAGGACCGACATGCAAAAAAGGCTACAATAATTGCCAGCCAATTGCCGGTGGATAAATGGTGGGATATCTTTGGGGATTCAACCCTGGCAGATGCATTTTTGGACCGTATGGTGCACACTTCTTACAGAATTGAATTAAAAGGAGAAAGTCTTAGAAAAAAAAGGTAAAATTGTCATGCCGTCAGCTATGACAGGCCAAATCCCCGAAGGGGGTCAGTATGATGCATTACTGGGGTCAACATTGCCAGAATATCCAGCAGGTACATTTTTAAGATGATACCGGTTAAATACTCAGAATCCCCTGTATCTTTCATTGGAAGCCGGCCATGCAGAAAGAAGTCTGCTAAATGATGTTTAAGCCTTGAAAAATAGCTGTTGAATTCTTCACATTCAAAATCAGAGCACAAATAATGGTTACAAATCAACTGAGGGATAATATAGGCTTCTTTTTTTTAGTTGTAAGCGTGGAATCCCGGTTACAATACCTGCAAACCCGCTCTGTCAGCGCCTTATAATTTCTCAAAGCCGACTCCGGGTGGACAATGATTTTCGCAATATCATACTTCGTCACAAACCACTTAAAATCAGCGATTACTTTCATGCAGGCTGATTGTTAACAACTCTTATCGATACAATTAAACAAATCCTTTATTTTTATATTAATCAATTCTAAAAACGACTCAACATCAATGGACTTAAATTTTTCTTCCGATAGCCCTATCTTCCGCTCTAGCGATGATCGCTTCCAGCGCTACGGTTTTTCCCGCCAAATTGCCCAAACCATCATCAACAGGCAAAGTCAGGACTGCATAACTATCGGCATTTACGGTGCATGGGGTGAAGGAAAAACCTCTGTGCTTAACTTTATCGAGCAGGAACTTCAGCTGGACGAAAACGTCCTCACTGTTAAATTCAATCCCTGGAGGTACCAGGATGACAACACTCTTTTACTCCAATTTTTTAACCTTTTGGCTCAAACTCTTGATGCCAAGCTAAAAACCAAAAAAGAAAAACTCGGCGAATTAATTGCCCAGTACAGCGATTTGGTTAACGTTCCCATGGTGGGTGATGGGTCCGGTATTGCAAAAGGTGCTTCCAAACTGCTCGATAAAACTAGTATAGAATCCCTGAAAGATAGAATTAACCAGATCATTTTAGAAAAAAACAAGAAACTGGTCATCTTTATTGATGACATTGACCGCCTGGAGAAATTAGAAATTCATTCCATCTTCCGGCTGGTAAAGCTGACTGCTGATTTTTCCAATACCATATACCTGTTATCCTTCGATGAGGAAATGGTATCTGCTGCAATTGGCGAGCGCTTTGGTGAAGGTAATGCTGCCGCCGGAAAACAATTTTTGGAAAAAATAATTCAGGTGCCTTTGCGTATCCCTGCCGCGCAAATTCGCGCTTTACAGGAGTACAGCATCTCGCTCATCAACATAATCCTGGATCAACACAAGATCAATGTCGCTGGAGAAGAGGCAAACCGTTTTATCGAAGGCTTCCAACAGGCCATTATGCCCAAACTTAAAACCCCAAGAATGGTGCTCCGATACAGCAATACCCTTTCCTTTTCGCTACCGCTATTACTCGGTGAAGTAAACGTTGTTGATTTGATGTTAATCGAGGCTATTAAAATTGTCTATCCCCAGCACTATGAATTGATCCGCTCGGATGCCAACCTGTTTACCGAAGGCTTCCAAGATGAATATTCTGAAAGTTCAGACAAGAATAAGATTAATCGCCTGAATAGCCAGCTTGAAAAACTCGGTGAAAAAGAAGATACAAGAATTATAAGAGCCATCAATGACCTACTAAAAAGCCTCTTTCCAAGATTAGCAGAAGCCTTCAGCAACATACGCCATAATACAAGGATGGATAGTGAGTATTACAGGCAAAAACGTATCGCCTCCACGATCTACTTTAACCGCTACTTTAGCTATTGCGTGATTACTGGCGACCTGGCCGATGGCGCCTTTGAAACCTTTATTAAAACCCTGGAAAGCTTTAGCGGAACTGAGCAGGACCGTGAGCTTAAAAAACTATTGGACGACGGTACTGCAGAAAACCTAATGCGTAAACTGCGCAGCAGGGAAGAAGAATATTCTTGGGCCTTTTCTACCGCCATTGCCGTAACCCTAACCAGAAATTCACATCTGCTGGATAATGATCAAAGCGAAGGTTTTTTTGCCTACCTGCGTCCATACAGCCAATCTGCTATCTTCATCAGCAAGCAGCTCCAGCTTAGCTCCAATAAAACAGAAAGCTACACATTAGCTACAGAACTTTTCTCAATTGCTGACATTGATTACGCCTTTGCCTTACTCAGGTGGATAAATGCAGCAAAAGAAGAAAACGAGCAAAAAATTTTCAATAAATCGCAAATCAATGAACTTTCTAACCTTATCTTGAAGCGAGCAATAGAGCAGGCTGGGGAAAGCCCATTATACCAAGTTTTTCCGGAGCTTACTTACCGATTATTTGACACTTGGCATGAAGAGGATTCGGAAAGTTTTAAAACTTACATTAGCGGATTAATCCAAAGGCATAAAGATGCCTACATCAAAATCCTTTATTGCCTGACTAGTAAAATCCATAGCTCCAGCAATCCCAAACCATATTACTCTAACATTGATGAAAAGCAATACGATTATATCACCGGGATGATTGATGCCGAACTGATTAAAACCGAGATCGAGAAGAACTTTAGGCTTAATAAATCCGGTCAGCCGGAAATTATCTGGGATTCTTACGCCGGAGCATACCAGACCGATGAAAACTTAGTCCGACAGTTCATGCACTGGTATGAGCGCAAAACCAACATTTAGCCAAGCTCAGAACAGCAATAAAAAATAACCTTTTCTAGCGCAAGTCTTACCGTGTTGGGGTATGAAATTGGCTGACTTATGCTTTATTGTAAATCTTCTTGGTCGGATAGCCCCCGAAACGATTACAAAAAAAGCCTCAAATGTGAGGCTTTTTTTGTAATCGTTTCGGGATCATACCAATATGCATTTAAATGGGTTTAAAATGAGTTTCCACTCTCTCGTATTTTATAGGTAACCGAAAAGATAACCGATTATTTAGACCTGATTTGTGTCGTTTTAAAGAAATTCCTTCTATTCTATAAAGATATGATATTCTAAATTAGAATCCAATAATTTTAGCATTCGCTAATCCCCATGGCAGAAAAGGGGTGGACAGTTTGGCGCGTATTTGATGACTACATTTGTCGAAACATACAGCCAATGCTTACATAGACGTTTCTACCCGAACTACTTGTGCGATACTCAGTCCTCTGCATTGATATTTTGGAATTGCACTACCCTGAATTGAAAAAGCATTATGCCGTTGCCGCCTTTAGAGCGGCCGGCTCCGCGATTTCATTCTGGGATTTCCACGTTGCAACTAATGGGCTTGAGAGAAATACGTTTATTTTATTTAATTACATAGTTTAATAAGGTACGATTGTAAGAGTAGTCGGAGCAACAAAAAAATCTGAAATCAAGGTAGAATAGCTTGAAAAATCTGAACCGTAAAGATAATCGTAGATAGAATAGTAATTCAATGCTTCAGGAACATCATCTAATCCATGTGGTACACCTTTACCGATTTTATTGGTAAAAAGCAATATTGGATCTGCAAATATCAGATCACTATTACTTTGATTAACAGCCGTTTTAACAAGGTTTAATATTCTCGCCCCAGGATCTAAATAAAAATTATTTTTTGATAGCTGCAAGTTCTTAAATGATAAGGTTTCGTGGTAGTTATTACTTGAAATAACTTCTATGTAGAAAACAGTAAACGAGTTAGTTAGCATTGAAATCCTCAATATCAACTGACCTGATATCTTTGTGTTGTTTTGCTCGGATTCCCCTAAAAATATAGATACACCATATGATGGAAAATTTTGAAAATCTGGTATGTACTCTATCTGATTAGCTGAGAGGAATTCACCGATTTCAAATGTACCACCATTGTTATTATTAAGGTTATAGACATCATTTTTTTTCTCTAGTCTATTCATTAATTCGCTATAACCTGAATATTCAGCTCTTTTTATACTTGAACCAATTGGGTAATAATTATAAATGTCGTTTATTAGCTTATCTTTCATTTTGATCTTGGTTAATTTATTAAAGGTAATATTACGTTAAACGTCCAAATACAGCAGGTTGATAAGGAACTGTAATGCCTGAACATGTCCCCATACTAAAACTTCCACCGACAACACTTAAATTAGCTCTCACTAAGTTAACTAAAGTTTGCTGAACATTATAAGATATATAAAAAGGTGCCGGATTACGTTGTACTGCGAGCTTAAGCTCATCGACAGCGAGGTTATAGGCTAAAACAAATAGAGCTGACGCACTTGCACTATTAGATGCTCTACCGACTTGCCAGCAGGTTGTAGGCAGCACGGCAGGTACTCTAGTGTATTCCTGCACATTCCCTTCTCTGATTGAAAGGATCACTCCTAAATTGCTTACCCCACCTGTATACCCAACTCCGGTTTTAATATTAGCATAATACCCTCTGATATGTGCATATCCAAGGTCCCCGCCATTTAGTGGATAAACTTCAGGTACATTTGATGGAAAAGGTTCGGGTACATAATAATCATTGACAGTCACTTGCACATTGCTGGAATCGATCTTATCTAAATAAGATCTACTATGTGTTGCTTTGCTCATCATTAGAGCTTTCAACGAGTCAAGTGAAGCAGATTCTTCTGTATTATTTTTAATCTCTAAATTATCTGATTCAGATTTTTTGCAGGAGTAAAAATTTAGAAATACAAAAGCCAGAAGTAAAATTTTTTTAACTGATTTATTCATGATCGTAATTATTTATTTTAAGTTAAATATTGAATTGTTTGAGTCAATGAGACAAATTTGTTCACCTATTTTGAAAATTGCATATGTCAATTAAACAGTGACATTATTAATCAGTTCATATTTTAACGACCAGACTTCAATACCTCAATTACATAAGCAATTATTGCCTTTTCAAATACATGACGCTTAGTTAAAGCACATGGGTGCATTGGGAACAGGAGGTTTTAAAAAAAATAAACTTGGGATATCAAAAATCAATGCAATGCAGGGTTGATTCAGAACTTAGTATTAAAATAGCTTTATATAGATTTTAATAATTTCCCAATTATCCTATACGCCTAAACCATAATGAATTTGACCATGAGATCGAGATCGTTCGCGTAATATTTAAAAAAATCCATATTTAAAACTCTATAATTGGCATAAATTATATCTATTAAGTATAAAAATTATCATTTATTGCACTATATTTTAAATGATTCAACATCGAAGCGAAATTTCACTGGCATTACTAAATATTAGTTTTTCTGCGGCCTTTTATTGGGATAATTCTAAAATAAAATCATAAAAATTCAATGAGCAATTCTTTTAAAATCAGTGATAACGAATTGTTTTACAGACTAAAGGCCGGTGACAAAGTTGCTTATGCTGAGATCTATCATCGATATAAAGAGTTTTTATTCGTATTCGCATATAAAAAGACAAATAGCGAAGAAGAAGCTAAAGATCTGATCCATGAATTATTTTTAACGCTTTGGGAAAAACGTACAGAAATAGTCATAACCAAAGAGTTATCGGCTTATTTGTTTTGGACTCTGAGAAATAAAATTTTTGATTCTTTCAGACACAAAACCGTAACTCAAAAGTATATAGACTCTTTTTCAAATTATCTCATAGAGCATGAGGCCGATACCGATTACCTGGTGCGTCATAACGATCTATCTAAATTTATTGAATCTGAGATTTCTGCTTTGCCTGCAAAGATGAGACAAGCTTTTGAATTGAGTAGAAAGTCTAATTTAACTCGAAAACAAATAGCCGCAAAGCTTAATTTATCCGAAGAAACTGTGAAAAGTCATATACGCCGGGCGTTATTAATATTAAAAACAAAACTTGGGGTCGTTACTTTCCTTTATATGTTTATGAAACTGTAATATTTATAAATTTTAATTGCACCCGCCGAACTTCTCTTATCGTCATCTATATGAATTGAGAATAATCAATTATTTAAATATGAACAAAAAAGAAGTTAAAGATCTTTTATTAAAATATCAATCAGGACAATGCACTGAAAAGGAGGGGGCTATTGTTGAGAACTGGCTTTTTTATGAAAATAAAACTGATTTTAATCTATCTGATCAAGAATTAAAGCAAAATCTGATTGATCTTGATTTTAGAATGGGATTAAATCATAATGTCAAAAAGCATAATTTTATTCGAACTTTTGCAGCTGCAGCTGCAATTTTTTTGGTTGTTTGTACTGGTTTATATTTCTACACATCAGCACCTGCTAAAAATGACATAAAAGGAAATACTCTTTCAGTAACTAAAGATATTGGGCCCGGTGGTAATTTTGCAACGTTAACTCTTTCAGATGGAAAATCTATCGACCTTAATACAGGCAGAGATCGAGTTCTTGTGCAGAACAATGGTTTGAGTATTGTAAACACAAAAAATAGTCAACTCATTTATACGGCTAATAATGTATTAGATCTGTCAAAAATAAACCACACTAAAAATAATTTTTCGACAAATCTTCTTAAGACCCCAAGAGGTGGACAGTACCAGGTCACTCTTTCGGATGGAACTAAAGTTTGGCTTAATTCTGCCTCTTCTTTAAAATTCCCTGCTCAGTTTATCGGTGAAGAACGTCTCGTACAGCTAACTGGAGAAGCGTATTTTGAGGTTGCCAAAAATCCTGCTATGCCTTTTAAGGTCACTGTAAATTCTACAACAGTTAAAGTTCTTGGTACGCATTTTAATATCAGTGCATATGGAGACTTGTCTTCAACAAAAACTACACTACTCGAAGGTTCTATTCAATTAAGTAATGGAAAAGCGAATAAGGTTCTAAAGCCAAACCAGCAAGGTGTAATTGATAATGCCGGATCAATTAAAATCACAGATATAGATCCTGAGCAGGCAGTCGCCTGGAAAAATGGTTACTTTTCTTTTAAAAGAACCAGCCTGCCTGAAATCATGCAACAGATATCACGATGGTATAATATTGAAGTGATCTTTCATGGAAAGGTTTCTAATGAACAAGATCTTTTCGGAAAGATTAAAAGAAATAGCAATCTCTCTAAAACTTTAGAATTATTAGAATTTAGCGGAGTTCGCTTTAAAGTCAAGGACCGCCAGGTCATTGTTACGCCAAAAAAGCAATAAAGTCCAACCTATATCTAAAATTTAATAAATCAATATGCGTCTAATCTCTCCATTGCAGTTATTCAGATTTATAAAAGTATGCTCACAATCTTTCTTGAGATTGAAATTTACTATTATTTTGCTTGTATGCTGTTTACATCTAAGCGCCGAAAGTTATTCTCAAAATATCAGTATCAATGTAAAGAATGCTGATCTGGAGAAAGTTTTCACATTAATTGAAAAGCAGAGTGGATATCATTTCTTTTATAAATACTCGGAGATAATTAAAGCAAAGCCACTCAGTATTAAATTAGATAATGTAACTCTTGATGAAGCGTTAATAAAATGTTTTGAAAATGAGCCT from Pedobacter sp. WC2423 carries:
- a CDS encoding P-loop NTPase fold protein yields the protein MDLNFSSDSPIFRSSDDRFQRYGFSRQIAQTIINRQSQDCITIGIYGAWGEGKTSVLNFIEQELQLDENVLTVKFNPWRYQDDNTLLLQFFNLLAQTLDAKLKTKKEKLGELIAQYSDLVNVPMVGDGSGIAKGASKLLDKTSIESLKDRINQIILEKNKKLVIFIDDIDRLEKLEIHSIFRLVKLTADFSNTIYLLSFDEEMVSAAIGERFGEGNAAAGKQFLEKIIQVPLRIPAAQIRALQEYSISLINIILDQHKINVAGEEANRFIEGFQQAIMPKLKTPRMVLRYSNTLSFSLPLLLGEVNVVDLMLIEAIKIVYPQHYELIRSDANLFTEGFQDEYSESSDKNKINRLNSQLEKLGEKEDTRIIRAINDLLKSLFPRLAEAFSNIRHNTRMDSEYYRQKRIASTIYFNRYFSYCVITGDLADGAFETFIKTLESFSGTEQDRELKKLLDDGTAENLMRKLRSREEEYSWAFSTAIAVTLTRNSHLLDNDQSEGFFAYLRPYSQSAIFISKQLQLSSNKTESYTLATELFSIADIDYAFALLRWINAAKEENEQKIFNKSQINELSNLILKRAIEQAGESPLYQVFPELTYRLFDTWHEEDSESFKTYISGLIQRHKDAYIKILYCLTSKIHSSSNPKPYYSNIDEKQYDYITGMIDAELIKTEIEKNFRLNKSGQPEIIWDSYAGAYQTDENLVRQFMHWYERKTNI
- the istA gene encoding IS21 family transposase, coding for MSQIKQLLRLHKQGDSIKSIARNLGISKNTVKAYISKLAAGEIPVAELLEMEDPLLMGKFHVGSPAYKDPRFEYLRNNLTYYAKELESVGMTRLLLYEEYEAGCKPAYSYPQFCFHLRQQLVARRPGMRLEHLAADKLFVDFAGKQMHYINRETGEVVACQIFVASLPFSDYCFVMAVKSQRVDDFLHALECCLRELGGAPAVLVPDNLKSAVIKSNRFEPEINRALEDFANHYGITVIPTRSRKPKDKALVENQVKLVYNRVYARLRNRQFFDIESLNLAIREKVKAHNQTRMQQKPYCREERFLAAEKSLLKPLPADGFEVKYYSEPKVAHNNHIYLGKDKHYYSVPFAYVGLKVQVIYTRSMVKIYARGKQIAVHVRNVNPAGYSTQKDHLSSHHQHYLQRSPDYYIARAKERSPEMYLLFQMVFEQNTHPEQLYRTCDGLLRLQKTASPSGFAAACELAMDVRNLSYRFVERILKNNMVDHQDKPKQEQSLPEHPNIRGKEYYSQSTIKF
- a CDS encoding FecR family protein gives rise to the protein MNKKEVKDLLLKYQSGQCTEKEGAIVENWLFYENKTDFNLSDQELKQNLIDLDFRMGLNHNVKKHNFIRTFAAAAAIFLVVCTGLYFYTSAPAKNDIKGNTLSVTKDIGPGGNFATLTLSDGKSIDLNTGRDRVLVQNNGLSIVNTKNSQLIYTANNVLDLSKINHTKNNFSTNLLKTPRGGQYQVTLSDGTKVWLNSASSLKFPAQFIGEERLVQLTGEAYFEVAKNPAMPFKVTVNSTTVKVLGTHFNISAYGDLSSTKTTLLEGSIQLSNGKANKVLKPNQQGVIDNAGSIKITDIDPEQAVAWKNGYFSFKRTSLPEIMQQISRWYNIEVIFHGKVSNEQDLFGKIKRNSNLSKTLELLEFSGVRFKVKDRQVIVTPKKQ
- a CDS encoding RNA polymerase sigma factor; translated protein: MSNSFKISDNELFYRLKAGDKVAYAEIYHRYKEFLFVFAYKKTNSEEEAKDLIHELFLTLWEKRTEIVITKELSAYLFWTLRNKIFDSFRHKTVTQKYIDSFSNYLIEHEADTDYLVRHNDLSKFIESEISALPAKMRQAFELSRKSNLTRKQIAAKLNLSEETVKSHIRRALLILKTKLGVVTFLYMFMKL
- the istB gene encoding IS21-like element helper ATPase IstB; its protein translation is MNIETQLRDLRLHGMIRSWQALSETRRIHELTLSEGMEVLLQAEADDRDGKRFERLQQNANFRYRASIEELNMDAKRGLDKAAVGIFATGEYIPKGEAILVCGSTGTGKSFLVSALGHQACTQGYRVAYFNVQKLLLKTKMSRIDGSVYKFFEKISKADLLILDDFGLTHLEQQQRMDMLEIIEDRHAKKATIIASQLPVDKWWDIFGDSTLADAFLDRMVHTSYRIELKGESLRKKR